A window of the Lactuca sativa cultivar Salinas chromosome 5, Lsat_Salinas_v11, whole genome shotgun sequence genome harbors these coding sequences:
- the LOC111881678 gene encoding uncharacterized protein LOC111881678: protein MDDFKSKSYNYSDRDMQLERYNGGFGSKMPDFEHHPPRDFRSYSVSYASSYKIPQTNMDIVVSGAGNDFKLKKGKSTNGSATKSWSFSDPEFQRKKRVAGYKVYSVEGKLKGSFRKSFRWLKDKYTHVVYG, encoded by the coding sequence ATGGATGATTTCAAATCAAAATCATACAACTACAGTGATCGAGACATGCAACTAGAGAGATACAATGGTGGATTTGGCTCAAAAATGCCCGATTTCGAACACCACCCACCCCGCGATTTCAGATCTTACAGCGTTTCATATGCCTCTTCCTACAAAATCCCACAAACGAACATGGATATCGTTGTTTCAGGCGCTGGAAATGATTTCAAGCTGAAGAAAGGGAAATCCACAAATGGATCCGCTACAAAATCATGGAGTTTTAGTGATCCTGAGTTTCAGAGGAAGAAGAGGGTTGCAGGATATAAAGTCTACTCTGTTGAAGGAAAACTCAAAGGGTCCTTTAGGAAGAGCTTCAGATGGCTTAAAGATAAGTATACCCATGTTGTTTATGGGTAA